Proteins encoded together in one Musa acuminata AAA Group cultivar baxijiao chromosome BXJ3-6, Cavendish_Baxijiao_AAA, whole genome shotgun sequence window:
- the LOC103988244 gene encoding 17.9 kDa class II heat shock protein-like, with product MDFSEEVEKVASAPARANVRDRRAMASTPADVKEIPGALVFEIDMPGAKSGKMKVQVEDDNTLVISGRRRRARSKEAKYQRMERRMGKFVRKFPLPEDADLDAITAALQDGVLAVRVGKKPPPEPKTIEVKVGGPSRLKTPHG from the coding sequence ATGGACTTCTCGGAGGAGGTGGAGAAGGTGGCCAGTGCCCCTGCCCGCGCCAACGTCCGCGACCGCAGGGCCATGGCTTCCACCCCGGCCGACGTCAAGGAGATCCCCGGTGCGCTGGTGTTTGAGATCGACATGCCCGGGGCCAAGTCAGGCAAGATGAAGGTCCAGGTGGAGGACGACAACACCCTGGTCATCAGCGGGCGGCGGCGCCGAGCGAGGAGCAAGGAAGCCAAGTACCAGCGCATGGAGCGGCGGATGGGCAAGTTCGTGCGCAAGTTCCCGTTGCCAGAGGACGCCGACCTCGACGCCATCACGGCGGCGCTCCAGGACGGCGTGCTCGCCGTCAGGGTGGGGAAGAAGCCGCCACCGGAGCCGAAGACCATCGAGGTCAAGGTTGGTGGGCCGTCCCGGCTTAAGACGCCGCATGGATAA
- the LOC103987028 gene encoding pentatricopeptide repeat-containing protein At2g36240 has product MASRRLSKSLPSVSALAALRQNPDRNPSPNRAALFDLSSVFDPSSPSAVASAVHLPTLSLSAAIAPSRLARFLESQLQPSFTPAELLRLLRRRIRHHPAYAPYDLHVFLWAAGVDSFRHDHSTYEWMTRTLAVTDRLGPLRLLLGHMVAHPCPCADGIFACPRLEPTFRFAIHAFCRAGHLNDAISAFEDARKSVDGRPSTALYNALINGFARQREHQKAVDLYKTMLKDRVKPDSFTFNILISSCLRCSDLDSALDWFREMRARGCEPNVVSFNTLIKGFFTQKRFKEGIGVAREMLDLGCGFSVATCEILLNGLCREGKTEEASQLLMELLKKGAVPQGFDCFHLVEALCNKRSSERALEVVYSLWKEGKFSSNVTCTTLIEGLRSSGKIDEAYGLMERMLQEGMVPDTITCNTLLETLCDVGRTLDANRLRVLASKKGLKPDSVMLSILAHGFSREGRKREGECVVNEMLDAGFIPNIATYNKLMERLQTRRKPHSS; this is encoded by the coding sequence ATGGCTTCGAGGCGGCTCTCCAAGTCCCTCCCTTCCGTCTCCGCCCTCGCCGCTCTACGCCAAAACCCGGACCGTAATCCAAGCCCCAATCGTGCCGCGCTCTTCGATCTCTCCTCCGTCTTCGACCCCTCCTCCCCCTCCGCCGTCGCCTCCGCAGTTCATCTACCGACGCTCTCCCTCTCCGCTGCCATCGCCCCGTCCCGCCTTGCCCGCTTCTTGGAGTCCCAGCTTCAGCCCTCCTTCACCCCCGCCGAACTCCTCCGCCTCCTGCGCCGCCGCATCCGCCATCACCCCGCCTACGCCCCCTACGACCTCCACGTGTTCCTCTGGGCCGCCGGCGTCGACTCCTTCCGCCACGACCACTCAACCTACGAGTGGATGACGCGCACCCTCGCCGTCACTGACCGGCTCGGTCCCTTGCGTCTCCTCCTTGGGCATATGGTCGCCCACCCCTGCCCCTGCGCCGATGGCATTTTCGCCTGCCCTCGCCTCGAGCCCACCTTCCGCTTCGCCATCCACGCCTTCTGCCGCGCCGGCCACCTCAACGATGCCATCTCCGCCTTCGAAGACGCCCGGAAGTCCGTCGACGGCCGCCCCAGCACCGCGCTCTACAACGCCCTGATCAACGGCTTCGCTCGGCAGCGGGAGCATCAGAAAGCCGTCGACTTGTATAAGACAATGCTCAAGGATCGTGTCAAGCCGGACTCTTTCACCTTCAACATCTTGATCAGCAGCTGCCTCCGATGCTCGGACCTCGATTCGGCACTGGATTGGTTCCGAGAGATGAGGGCGAGGGGATGCGAGCCGAACGTGGTCAGTTTCAATACTCTCATAAAAGGCTTCTTCACGCAGAAGAGATTTAAAGAGGGAATTGGGGTTGCTAGGGAGATGCTTGATCTGGGTTGTGGGTTTTCGGTTGCTACTTGTGAGATTCTTCTGAATGGTCtttgtagagagggcaaaacTGAGGAAGCAAGTCAGCTTTTGATGGAATTATTGAAGAAAGGAGCTGTTCCTCAGGGGTTTGATTGCTTTCATTTGGTCGAGGCACTGTGTAACAAGAGAAGTTCAGAAAGAGCCTTGGAAGTGGTATATTCTTTGTGGAAGGAGGGCAAATTTTCGAGCAACGTGACCTGCACTACTTTAATCGAGGGATTGAGAAGCTCAGGCAAGATAGATGAAGCGTATGGTTTGATGGAAAGAATGCTGCAGGAAGGGATGGTTCCTGACACCATTACCTGCAACACTCTTTTGGAAACACTTTGTGATGTTGGAAGGACTTTGGATGCAAACCGATTGAGAGTCTTGGCATCAAAAAAGGGTTTAAAGCCTGACAGTGTGATGCTCAGCATACTGGCTCATGGATTCTCAAGAGAGGGGAGAAAAAGAGAGGGTGAATGTGTTGTCAATGAGATGCTGGATGCTGGATTTATACCAAACATTGCAACCTATAACAAATTGATGGAAAGGTTGCAAACCAGAAGGAAACCTCACTCTTCATAG
- the LOC135641314 gene encoding probable beta-1,3-galactosyltransferase 12 isoform X1: MPQYHHSSPYFDDDDDEELIKKRRKPPPRPSPFLTPSSPHPPRRALLILVILSAVCLIVGIAGIAFAAAAIRRPPRIVTVFRCGRAEDTLRTFRSKSLAATGRPEEGVAARPKVIGVVGVLTGFSSSDRRAALRYTWFPRDPDALSRLDHATGLAFRFVIGQTKDPKKKAVLRKEVETHNDFMFVDADEDNYKLPYKTVAFFKAAFNLFDADFYVKADDDIYLRPDRLATLLAKDRAHRLTYIGCMKKGPVITDRNMKWFESSGHLIGNEYFLHAHGPIYALSADIVAALASARNDSLRMFNNEDVTIGSWMLAMNVNHEDTKALCEPICTSTSIAVWSNPRCLDPCDLKEKLMELQNVSMCSNSSTLPPEDDEDD; the protein is encoded by the exons ATGCCACAGTACCACCACTCCAGTCCCTATttcgacgacgatgacgacgaaGAGCTAAtcaagaagaggaggaagccgCCGCCCAGGCCCTCCCCCTTCCTAACCCCGTCCTCGCCGCACCCACCCCGCCGCGCCCTCCTCATCCTGGTCATCCTCTCCGCCGTCTGTCTCATCGTCGGCATCGCTGGGATCGCgttcgccgccgccgccatccgCCGACCCCCGCGCATCGTCACGGTCTTCCGCTGCGGCCGCGCCGAGGACACCCTCCGTACCTTCCGATCCAAGTCCCTCGCCGCCACCGGCCGGCCCGAGGAGGGCGTGGCGGCGAGGCCCAAGGTGATTGGGGTCGTCGGGGTCCTCACAGGGTTCTCTTCCTCCGATCGTCGGGCTGCGCTTCGGTATACCTGGTTCCCTCGTGATCCTGACGCCTTGTCTCG TTTGGATCATGCTACTGGACTGGCTTTTAGATTTGTGATTGGGCAGACAAAGGATCCAAAGAAAAAGGCAGTGCTGCGGAAAGAAGTAGAGACGCACAATGACTTCATGTTTGTAGATGCTGATGAAGATAACTATAAGTTGCCCTATAAGAC GGTAGCATTTTTCAAAGCAGCTTTCAACCTTTTTGATGCAGACTTTTATGTGAAAGCTGATGATGATATTTATTTGCGGCCAG ATCGACTTGCCACTCTTCTTGCTAAGGATCGAGCACATCGTCTTACTTACATTGGTTGCATGAAGAAAGGCCCAGTTATCACTGACCGAAATATGAAATG GTTTGAAAGTTCAGGCCATTTGATTGGGAATGAATACTTTCTACATGCACATGGTCCGATATATGCTCTTTCTGCTGATATTGTAGCTGCTTTGGCAAGTGCAAGAAATGATAG TTTGAGAATGTTTAACAATGAGGATGTCACCATCGGTTCATGGATGCTTGCCATGAATGTGAACCATGAAGATACCAAAGCTTTGTGTGAACCTATATGCACATCAACATCTATTGCTGTCTGGAGCAACCCGAGATGCTTAG ATCCATGTGACCTTAAAGAGAAACTGATGGAGCTTCAAAACGTCAGTATGTGCTCAAACAGCTCGACATTGCCTCCTGAAGATGACGAAGATGACTAG
- the LOC135641314 gene encoding probable beta-1,3-galactosyltransferase 12 isoform X2 encodes MPQYHHSSPYFDDDDDEELIKKRRKPPPRPSPFLTPSSPHPPRRALLILVILSAVCLIVGIAGIAFAAAAIRRPPRIVTVFRCGRAEDTLRTFRSKSLAATGRPEEGVAARPKVIGVVGVLTGFSSSDRRAALRYTWFPRDPDALSRLDHATGLAFRFVIGQTKDPKKKAVLRKEVETHNDFMFVDADEDNYKLPYKTVAFFKAAFNLFDADFYVKADDDIYLRPDRLATLLAKDRAHRLTYIGCMKKGPVITDRNMKWFESSGHLIGNEYFLHAHGPIYALSADIVAALASARNDSLRMFNNEDVTIGSWMLAMNVNHEDTKALCEPICTSTSIAVWSNPRCLGTLN; translated from the exons ATGCCACAGTACCACCACTCCAGTCCCTATttcgacgacgatgacgacgaaGAGCTAAtcaagaagaggaggaagccgCCGCCCAGGCCCTCCCCCTTCCTAACCCCGTCCTCGCCGCACCCACCCCGCCGCGCCCTCCTCATCCTGGTCATCCTCTCCGCCGTCTGTCTCATCGTCGGCATCGCTGGGATCGCgttcgccgccgccgccatccgCCGACCCCCGCGCATCGTCACGGTCTTCCGCTGCGGCCGCGCCGAGGACACCCTCCGTACCTTCCGATCCAAGTCCCTCGCCGCCACCGGCCGGCCCGAGGAGGGCGTGGCGGCGAGGCCCAAGGTGATTGGGGTCGTCGGGGTCCTCACAGGGTTCTCTTCCTCCGATCGTCGGGCTGCGCTTCGGTATACCTGGTTCCCTCGTGATCCTGACGCCTTGTCTCG TTTGGATCATGCTACTGGACTGGCTTTTAGATTTGTGATTGGGCAGACAAAGGATCCAAAGAAAAAGGCAGTGCTGCGGAAAGAAGTAGAGACGCACAATGACTTCATGTTTGTAGATGCTGATGAAGATAACTATAAGTTGCCCTATAAGAC GGTAGCATTTTTCAAAGCAGCTTTCAACCTTTTTGATGCAGACTTTTATGTGAAAGCTGATGATGATATTTATTTGCGGCCAG ATCGACTTGCCACTCTTCTTGCTAAGGATCGAGCACATCGTCTTACTTACATTGGTTGCATGAAGAAAGGCCCAGTTATCACTGACCGAAATATGAAATG GTTTGAAAGTTCAGGCCATTTGATTGGGAATGAATACTTTCTACATGCACATGGTCCGATATATGCTCTTTCTGCTGATATTGTAGCTGCTTTGGCAAGTGCAAGAAATGATAG TTTGAGAATGTTTAACAATGAGGATGTCACCATCGGTTCATGGATGCTTGCCATGAATGTGAACCATGAAGATACCAAAGCTTTGTGTGAACCTATATGCACATCAACATCTATTGCTGTCTGGAGCAACCCGAGATGCTTAG GTACTCTAAATTAG
- the LOC135641315 gene encoding uncharacterized protein LOC135641315, with the protein MAPTPVTSPVPIQWYPMLSALFLLVGLLVTASFFIYEATSSTRSRSLLKEVVSAATASTFLGFGSLFLLLATGVYV; encoded by the exons ATG GCACCGACACCCGTCACGAGCCCGGTTCCGATCCAGTGGTACCCGATGCTCTCCGCGCTGTTTCTCCTCGTTGGTCTCCTCGTCACTGCATCCTTCTTCAT CTACGAAGCTACTTCATCTACCAGGAGCCGCAGTCTGTTGAAGGAGGTTGTGAGTGCCGCCACGGCATCCACTTTCTTG GGTTTTGGATCTCTATTCCTGCTCCTTGCTACCGGTGTTTATGTTTGA
- the LOC103987032 gene encoding uncharacterized protein LOC103987032 has product MGKYSAPVVVTYVTLALLILFLLSLGPSRPHISHRRLKLRPAGGTPAAGDRRIPFDPIIADIELRRDDREWERAHFPSIVGAPPAEAQPEWEGFIDAEDYINDEGRFNVSHRISLLFPKIDVGPADGFLTSKELAEWNLKQSEKEVMHRTRRDLKLHDKNRDGFISFQEYEPPSWVRRLIDNETDDKFGWWKEDHFNASDMDGDSLLNLIEFNDFLHPADTSNPKLIEWLCQEEIRERDKDKDGKLNFEEYLTGLFHLIRNYEVYSSTHETDASNEIPAKKLFTRLDLDNDGFLSADELKPVIHDLHPSERYYAKQQADYVLSQADTNKDGHLSLQEMLDNPYVFYSAIFEEENDFIHHDELR; this is encoded by the exons ATGGGGAAGTACTCCGCGCCAGTGGTGGTGACGTACGTAACCCTAGCACTAttgatcctcttcctcctctccctcggcCCGAGCCGCCCCCACATATCCCACCGCCGCCTCAAGCTCCGCCCAGCCGGCGGCACCCCGGCCGCCGGCGACCGCCGCATCCCCTTCGACCCCATCATCGCCGATATCGAGCTCCGCCGCGACGACCGCGAGTGGGAGAGGGCCCATTTCCCTTCCATCGTTGGCGCCCCGCCCGCAGAGGCCCAGCCGGAGTGGGAGGGCTTCATTGATGCCGAGGACTACATCAACGACGAGGGACGGTTCAACGTATCTCACCGCATCTCGCTGCTCTTCCCCAAGATCGACGTCGGCCCCGCGGACGGGTTCCTCACCTCCAAGGAACTTGCCGAGTGGAACCTGAAGCAGTCGGAGAAGGAGGTGATGCACCGGACACGGCGGGACTTGAAGCTCCATGACAAGAATCGTGATGGGTTCATCTCGTTCCAGGAGTACGAGCCGCCAAGTTGGGTGCGTCGATTGATTG ATAATGAAACTGACGATAAATTTGGTTGGTGGAAAGAGGACCACTTCAATGCTTCGGACATGGATGGTGACAGCCTTCTCAATTTGATAGAGTTCAATGA CTTTCTTCATCCGGCTGACACAAGTAATCCAAAGCTGATTGAGTGGTTGTGTCAAGAAGAGATAAG GGAAAGAGATAAAGACAAAGATGGAAAACTCAACTTTGAAGAATACTTAACTGGCTTATTTCACTTGATCAGAAATTATGAAGTTTATAGTTCAACTCATGAGACAGATGCTTCAAATGAGATACCAGCTAAAAAATTATTCACACGACTCGACTTGGACAACGATGG TTTTCTGTCAGCAGATGAACTGAAACCTGTCATTCATGATCTTCATCCATCAGAGCGTTACTATGCAAAACAACAAGCAGATTATGTGCTTTCCCAG GCAGATACAAACAAAGATGGGCACTTAAGTTTGCAAGAGATGCTTGATAACCCTTATGTATTTTATAGTGCTATCTTTGAGGAGGAAAATGATTTTATCCATCATGACGAACTCCGTTAG
- the LOC135581985 gene encoding IQ domain-containing protein IQM1-like produces MVLSLSLPRGSWIEVMRSMFSNLAEEIADVPTMSTDCSEKGGNMWLTGFQRNDSRPKMASAGSLTASLSFKDWESTDSKLGTAASSEDQDKEDYKKETSSMRSIENVAVPNSNTSNCFLLSPNPMNEFDAAAVKLQKVYKSYRTRRNLADCAVVIEELWWKALDFASLKHSSISFFTDGKPETAASRWARARTRAAKVGKGLSKDHKAQKLALQHWLEAIDPRHRYGHNLNLYYDVWFKSESTQPFFYWLDVGDGKEVILENCPRIKLQQQCIKYLGPKERRAYEVIIKDGKLFYKQSGISVNSVDGTKWIFVLSTSRTLYVGQKIKGLFQHSSFLAGGATTAAGRLIAKEGILKRIWPYSGHYLPTEENFKKFINFLQDNDVDLTDVERYSINEDDECSSLSQPRNDIVTDIDEMVLIAENPKMLQTRDESKTETEEAQKPEYHETKIKPTFELGNHIQRNWTTGVGPRISCVRDYPVDLQFKALEQLNLSPKVTPSSVGNSGPIPSPRPSPEIRLSPRLAQMGLPVPMISLTLPKFQHNNN; encoded by the exons ATGGTTTTATCTCTTTCATTGCCTCGTGGATCATGGATTGAAGTTATGAGGAGCATGTTCTCAAATTTGGCAGAAGAAATTGCAGATGTTCCAACAATGTCTACCGACTGCTCTGAGAAGGGTGGCAATATGTGGTTAACTGGTTTCCAAAGGAATGATTCAAGACCCAAAATGGCATCTGCTGGTTCCTTGACTGCTTCACTAAGCTTCAAAGATTGGGAATCAACCGATAGTAAGCTTGGAACTGCTGCTTCATCTGAGGATCAGGACAAGGAAGATTATAAGAAAGAAACTTCATCTATGAGAAGCATAGAAAATGTTGCAGTTCCCAATTCGAACACATCAAATTGCTTCTTGTTATCACCAAATCCGATGAATGAGTTTGATGCAGCAGCTGTTAAACTCCAAAAGGTGTACAAGAGTTACCGGACTCGAAGAAATCTTGCAGATTGTGCAGTTGTGATTGAGGAATTATG GTGGAAGGCTTTGGATTTTGCATCTCTTAAGCACAGTTCTATATCATTTTTCACTGATGGAAAACCAGAGACAGCTGCTTCACGTTGGGCTAGGGCACGGACTCGGGCAGCCAAG GTTGGTAAGGGTTTATCCAAAGATCACAAGGCACAGAAGCTGGCACTTCAACACTGGCTTGAGGCT ATTGATCCACGACATCGATATGGACATAATCTAAACCTATATTATGATGTCTGGTTCAAAAGCGAGAGTACACAACCTTTCTTTTACTG GTTGGATGTTGGAGATGGCAAAGAAGTCATTCTAGAAAATTGTCCTAGAATCAAGCTTCAGCAACAGTGTATTAAATATCTTGGACCG AAAGAGAGACGGGCATACGAAGTCATCATCAAAGATGGTAAACTTTTCTATAAACAAAGTGGGATATCTGTCAACAGTGTTGATGGTACTAAGTGGATATTTGTTCTCAGCACATCCAGGACATTGTATGTTGGGCAG AAAATAAAGGGTTTGTTTCAGCACTCAAGTTTTCTTGCTGGGGGTGCCACAACAGCTGCAGGGCGATTAATTGCAAAGGAAGGGATTCTAAAG CGTATATGGCCGTATAGTGGACATTACCTCCCAACTGAAGAGAACTTCAAGAAGTTCATCAACTTTCTTCAAGACAACGACGTCGATCTGACTGACGTCGAG AGATATTCGATCAACGAAGATGATGAATGCTCCTCACTCAGTCAGCCCAGAAATGACATAGTAACCGATATTGACGAAATGGTCTTGATAGCAGAGAATCCAAAAATGCTCCAGACTAGAGACGAGAGTAAAACTGAGACAGAAGAGGCTCAGAAGCCTGAATACCATGAGACCAAGATCAAGCCGACATTTGAATTGGGCAATCACATCCAGCGCAACTGGACAACCGGTGTTGGCCCTCGCATTAGCTGCGTCAGGGACTACCCTGTAGATCTGCAATTCAAGGCGCTCGAACAATTAAACCTTTCACCTAAGGTCACCCCCTCTTCTGTCGGAAATAGTGGTCCTATCCCCTCACCTCGCCCATCCCCTGAAATTAGACTTTCTCCTAGGCTTGCTCAGATGGGTCTACCTGTCCCCATGATCTCTCTTACTCTTCCTAAATTCCAACACAACAATAACTAA